One window of the Dromaius novaehollandiae isolate bDroNov1 chromosome 25, bDroNov1.hap1, whole genome shotgun sequence genome contains the following:
- the FSD1 gene encoding fibronectin type III and SPRY domain-containing protein 1 produces the protein MGDQEALRKIITTLAVKNEEIQNFIYALKQMLQNVEDNSARVQEDLEGEFQSLYALLDELKDNMLMKIKQDRASRTYELQAQLAACAKALESSEELLETANQTLETANNHDFPQAAKQIKDSVTMAPAFRLSLKAKVSDNMSHLMVDFAQERRLLQALAFLPVPSTPEIDLAESLVADNCVTLAWRMPDEDSKIDHYVLEYRKTNFEGPPRAKEDQPWMVIEGIKGTEYTLSGLKFDMKYMNFRVRACNKAVAGEFSEPVTLETRAFMFRLDASTCHQNLRVEELSVEWDATGGKVQDVKAREKDGKGRTASPANSPARVVQSPKRMPSGRGGRDRFTAESYTVLGDTLIDADDHYWEVRYDRDSKAFGVGVAYRSLGKFDQLGKTSASWCLHLNNWLQVSFSAKHANKAKVLDVPVPDCIGVYCNFHEGFLSFYNARTKQLLHTFKARFTQPVLPAFMVWCGSFHVSSGLQVPSAVKCLQKRNSTASSSNASLT, from the exons ATGGGCGACCAg GAGGCGCTGCGGAAGATCATCACCACGCTGGCCGTGAAGAATGAGGAGATCCAGAACTTCATCTACGCCCTCAAGCAGATGCTGCAGAACGTGGAG GACAACTCGGCCCGGGTGCAGGAGGACCTGGAGGGCGAGTTTCAGTCCCTGTACGCGCTGCTGGACGAGCTCAAGGACAACATGCTCATGAAGATCAAGCAGGACCGCGCCAGCCGCACCTACGAGCTGCAG GCCCAGCTGGCGGCTTGCGCCAAGGCCCTGGAGAGCtcggaggagctgctggagacgGCCAACCAGACCCTGGAGACCGCCAACAACCACGACTTCCCCCAG GCTGCCAAACAGATCAAGGATAG CGTGACGATGGCGCCCGCCTTCCGCCTCTCGCTCAAGGCCAAGGTGAGCGATAACATGAGCCACTTGATGGTGGATTTTGCCCAGGAGCGGCGCCTGCTCCAGGCCCTCGCCTTCCTGCCAG TGCCCAGCACCCCCGAGATCGACCTGGCCGAGTCGCTGGTGGCCGACAACTGCGTGACGCTGGCCTGGCGGATGCCCGACGAGGACAGCAAGATCGACCATTACGTGCTGGAGTACCGCAAGACCAACTTCGAGGGGCCGCCCCGCGCCAAGGAGGACCAGCCCTGGATGGTGATCGAGGGCATCAAGGGCACCGAGTACACCCTCTCCG GGCTGAAGTTCGACATGAAGTACATGAATTTCCGGGTGCGGGCATGTAACAAGGCCGTAGCGGGCGAGTTCTCCGAGCCGGTCACTTTGGAGACCAGAG CGTTCATGTTCCGGCTGGACGCCAGCACGTGCCACCAGAACCTGCGGGTGGAGGAGCTCAGCGTGGAGTGGGATGCCACGGGCGGCAAGGTGCAGGACGTCAAGGCCCGCGAGAAGGACGGGAAGGGCAGGACGGCCTCGCCAGCCAACTCGCCCGCCAG GGTCGTGCAGTCGCCCAAGAGGATGCCCTCGGGGCGCGGGGGCAGAGACCGCTTCACCGCCGAGTCCTACACGGTCCTGG GCGACACGCTGATCGACGCGGACGACCACTACTGGGAGGTGCGGTACGACCGGGACAGCAAGGCCTTCGGCGTGGGGGTGGCGTATCGCAGCCTGGGCAAGTTTGACCAGCTGGGCAAGACCTCGGCCTCCTGGTGCCTCCACCTCAACAACTGGCTGCAGGTCAGCTTCAGCGCCAAGCACGCCAACAAGGCCAAGGTGCTGGACGTGCCCGTGCCCGACTGCATCGGCGTCTACTGCAACTTCCACGAAG GGTTCCTGTCCTTCTACAACGCCAGGACGAAGCAGCTGCTGCACACCTTCAAGGCCAGGTTCACCCAGCCGGTGCTCCCCGCCTTCATG GTCTGGTGCGGCAGCTTCCACGTCTCCTCGGGCCTGCAGGTGCCCAGCGCCGTGAAATGCCTCCAGAAGCGCAACAGCACCGCCAGCAGCTCCAACGCCAGCCTGACCTAG
- the TMIGD2 gene encoding transmembrane and immunoglobulin domain-containing protein 2 isoform X2, which translates to MGGPGVPVLLVLLILLTGCLDVSVPMGGTGTAGPTSPPPRGASVSPSPWVTPEDPGAAGPTCPPWDASVSPSPWVTPEDPGAAGPTCPPPQGALVSPSPGAAPGRGGSGGPTPGAAGALRVSQEPRQAWVAPGGGVALGCRVAAAERWQLLRLEWLKAGGDEALCEARLRPAGPAAPAACAPCLRLAWRPPRATLHLRGARPGHAGCYVCRVTLEIPRLATATGNGTLLSVGAAPDDGRGVGLPAALGGGLGGSALLLLALGLCCCRRRCRSADTVIYANTLPRSTRAPKDLVSLKELDNSIYQEGLQRARPPQPPACPGHPGTPGARRARP; encoded by the exons ATGGGGGGGCCCGGGGTGCccgtcctcctcgtcctcctcatcctcctcaccG GGTGCCTTGATGTCTCCGTCCCCATGGGTGGCACCGGGACAGCCGGACCCacatctccccctccccggggtgcctcagtgtccccatccccatgggtgACACCAGAGGACCCTGGGGCAGCGGGACCCACGTGTCCCCCCTGGGATGCttcagtgtccccatccccatgggtgACACCGGAGGACCCCGGGGCAGCCGGCCCAACGTGTCCCCCTCCCCAGGGTGCcctggtgtccccgtccccgggggcagcgccggggcggggggggagcggggggccgacgccgggggcggcgggcgccctgCGGGTGAGCCAGGAGCCGCGGCAGGCCTGGGTGGCCCCGGGCGgcggggtggccctggggtgccgCGTGGCGGCCGCCGAGCGCTGGCAGCTGCTGCGCCTGGAGTGGCTCAAGGCCGGGGGGGACGAGGCGCTGTGCGAGGCccgcctgcgccccgccggccccgcggcccccgccgcctgcgCCCCGTGCCTGCGCCTCGCCTGGCGCCCGCCCCGGGCCACCCTGCACctccgcggcgcccgcccgggcCACGCCGGCTGCTACGTGTGCCGGGTCACCCTGGAGATCCCCCGCCTCGCCACCGCCACCGGCAACGGCACCCTGCTCAGCGTGGGCGCAG CGCCTGACGACGGACGCGGCGTGG GGCTGCCCGCGGCGCtgggcgggggcctggggggctcggccctgctgctgctcgcCCTGGGCCTCTGCTGCTGCCGGCGCCGGTGCAGGAGTGCAG ACACGGTCATCTACGCGAACACGCTGCCCCGCTCGACGCGGGCCCCCAAGGACCTGGTCTCCCTCAAGGAGCTGGACAACAGCATCTACCAGGAGGGCCTCCAGCGggcacggcccccccagccccctgcatGCCCtgggcaccccgggacccccggcgccCGCCGTGCCCGGCCCTGA
- the TMIGD2 gene encoding transmembrane and immunoglobulin domain-containing protein 2 isoform X1, producing MGGTGGHWRSQTSGSPSPWCPGVSVPMGGTGGHWRSWVPFLRVLWCPHSDGWHQGTLGQPDSWVPFPRVPWCPHSHGWHWGSWTTGSPSPGCLDVSVPMGGTGTAGPTSPPPRGASVSPSPWVTPEDPGAAGPTCPPWDASVSPSPWVTPEDPGAAGPTCPPPQGALVSPSPGAAPGRGGSGGPTPGAAGALRVSQEPRQAWVAPGGGVALGCRVAAAERWQLLRLEWLKAGGDEALCEARLRPAGPAAPAACAPCLRLAWRPPRATLHLRGARPGHAGCYVCRVTLEIPRLATATGNGTLLSVGAAPDDGRGVGLPAALGGGLGGSALLLLALGLCCCRRRCRSADTVIYANTLPRSTRAPKDLVSLKELDNSIYQEGLQRARPPQPPACPGHPGTPGARRARP from the exons atgggtggcactgggggacactggcGCAGCCAGACATCTGGGTCCCCTTCTCCATGGTGCCCTGGTGTCTCCGTCCCCATGGGtggcactgggggacactggcGCAGCTGGGTCCCCTTCCTCAGGGTGCTCTGGTGTCCCCATTCCGATGGGTGGCACCAGGGGACACTGGGGCAGCCAGACAGCTGGGTCCCCTTCCCCAGGGTGCCCTGGTGTCCCCATTCCCATGGGTGGCACTGGGGCAGCTGGACAACTGGGTCCCCTTCCCCAGGGTGCCTTGATGTCTCCGTCCCCATGGGTGGCACCGGGACAGCCGGACCCacatctccccctccccggggtgcctcagtgtccccatccccatgggtgACACCAGAGGACCCTGGGGCAGCGGGACCCACGTGTCCCCCCTGGGATGCttcagtgtccccatccccatgggtgACACCGGAGGACCCCGGGGCAGCCGGCCCAACGTGTCCCCCTCCCCAGGGTGCcctggtgtccccgtccccgggggcagcgccggggcggggggggagcggggggccgacgccgggggcggcgggcgccctgCGGGTGAGCCAGGAGCCGCGGCAGGCCTGGGTGGCCCCGGGCGgcggggtggccctggggtgccgCGTGGCGGCCGCCGAGCGCTGGCAGCTGCTGCGCCTGGAGTGGCTCAAGGCCGGGGGGGACGAGGCGCTGTGCGAGGCccgcctgcgccccgccggccccgcggcccccgccgcctgcgCCCCGTGCCTGCGCCTCGCCTGGCGCCCGCCCCGGGCCACCCTGCACctccgcggcgcccgcccgggcCACGCCGGCTGCTACGTGTGCCGGGTCACCCTGGAGATCCCCCGCCTCGCCACCGCCACCGGCAACGGCACCCTGCTCAGCGTGGGCGCAG CGCCTGACGACGGACGCGGCGTGG GGCTGCCCGCGGCGCtgggcgggggcctggggggctcggccctgctgctgctcgcCCTGGGCCTCTGCTGCTGCCGGCGCCGGTGCAGGAGTGCAG ACACGGTCATCTACGCGAACACGCTGCCCCGCTCGACGCGGGCCCCCAAGGACCTGGTCTCCCTCAAGGAGCTGGACAACAGCATCTACCAGGAGGGCCTCCAGCGggcacggcccccccagccccctgcatGCCCtgggcaccccgggacccccggcgccCGCCGTGCCCGGCCCTGA
- the SHD gene encoding SH2 domain-containing adapter protein D codes for MAKWLREYLGRGARRSPPRPPQPDYSGGERRPAGAPPPAGPGPGPGPGPGPGPAASPRHRLVRVGGAGPGGGPRRREQGRGESEYSEPFEAEQDPAPEGGCEEPAEAEGRRGRRGRPRQGPRLYDTPSEEWEPAGEGAGPAAARESRLPRDDERPADEYDQPWEWKKDHISRAFAVQFESPDRSPSRPREPPRTPRAPAGARPGCPPSPGRVDPSLPLEKQAWYHGPIGRAGAETLLALCREGSFLVRDCETSPDDYSLSLRSSQGFVHVKLTRTRERHFVLGRAGAAFPSVPEAVRHYTARALPVRGARHLSLLYPVAAQPL; via the exons atGGCCAAGTGGCTCCGGGAGTACCTGGGCCGGGGGGCCCGGCgctcccccccgcgcccgccccagCCCGACTACAGCGGCGGCgagcgccgccccgccggggcccccccgcccgccggccccggccccggccccggccccggtcccggccccggtcccgccgcctccccccggcacCGGCTGGTCCGcgtggggggcgcggggccgggcggcggcccccgccggcgGGAGCAG GGCCGCGGCGAGAGCGAGTACTCGGAGCCCTTCGAGGCGGAGCAGGACCCGGCACCCGAGGGCGGCTGCGAGGAGCCCGCCGAGGCCGAAG ggcgccggggccggcgggggaggcCGCGCCAGGGCCCGCGGCTCTACGACACCCCGTCCGAGGAGTGGGAGCCGGCGGGcgagggcgcggggccggccgcggcccgggaGAGCCGCCTGCCCCGGGACGACGAGCGGCCCGCGGACGAGTACGACCAGCCCTGGGAGTGGAAGAAGGACCACATCTCCCGGGCGTTCGCAG TGCAGTTCGAGAGCCCCGACCGCTCCCCCagccgcccccgggagccgccgcggacGCCCCGGGCCCCCGCAGGCGCCAGGCCGGgctgcccccccagcccggggcgCGTGGACCCCTCGCTGCCCCTGGAGAAGCAGGC GTGGTACCACGGCCCCatcgggcgggcgggcgccgagACGCTGCTGGCGCTGTGCCGCGAGGGCAGCTTCCTGGTGCGGGACTGCGAGACCAGCCCCGACGACTACTCGCTCTCGCTGAG GAGCAGCCAGGGCTTCGTGCACGTGAAGCTCACGCGGACGCGGGAGCGGCACTTCGTGCtggggcgcgcgggggccgcctTCCCCTCGGTGCCCGAGGCCGTGCGGCACTACACGGCGCGGGCGCTGCCCGTCCGCGGCGCCCGCCACCTCTCCCTGCTCTACCCCGTTGCCGCGCAGCCCCTGTGA